The Dehalococcoidia bacterium genome has a segment encoding these proteins:
- a CDS encoding iron-sulfur cluster assembly scaffold protein produces the protein MDSEFEVMEENIADKMRSIYSDTVIDYAMNPRNVGSIPNADGFACVTGPCGDTMEIWLRVKEDRIRYATFWTDGCGTSIACGSMTTELVKGKSIGEALGITQKDILSSLGGLPEESQHCALLASNTLKAVLRDYLALKNEPWKRAYRNNV, from the coding sequence ATGGATTCTGAATTCGAAGTGATGGAAGAGAACATCGCGGATAAGATGCGAAGCATTTACTCGGACACGGTCATCGATTATGCCATGAATCCGAGAAACGTGGGGAGTATACCCAATGCCGATGGTTTTGCCTGCGTAACCGGCCCCTGTGGAGATACTATGGAGATATGGCTCAGGGTTAAAGAGGACCGAATAAGGTATGCCACTTTCTGGACCGATGGCTGCGGGACCTCCATCGCCTGCGGCAGCATGACTACAGAACTGGTCAAAGGGAAGAGCATCGGCGAGGCTCTAGGGATTACCCAAAAGGACATCCTCAGTAGCCTGGGCGGGTTACCGGAGGAAAGCCAGCACTGCGCCCTGCTGGCATCAAACACCCTCAAGGCAGTTCTCAGGGACTATCTGGCTCTCAAGAATGAACCGTGGAAAAGGGCCTACCGCAACAATGTATGA
- a CDS encoding NifB/NifX family molybdenum-iron cluster-binding protein, with the protein MKIAVSATGPGLDAEVDPRFGRCQYLIAADTDTMEFEATENTNIMAGGGAGISTAQTVANMGVQVVLTGNCGPNAYQTLSAAGIQVITGVSGTVRQAIEGYKEGRFQALSAPSVDAHFGMGGGMGGSGRGMGMGGGGGRGMGMGMGMAPAEPIPQPQSPEQEMEILKGQTEMLNQQLEAIQQRIAELDKKGS; encoded by the coding sequence ATGAAAATTGCGGTTTCAGCGACAGGACCCGGCCTCGACGCCGAGGTTGACCCGAGATTCGGCCGTTGCCAGTACCTTATCGCTGCCGACACGGATACGATGGAGTTCGAGGCCACCGAGAATACCAATATCATGGCCGGTGGTGGCGCTGGGATCTCCACCGCCCAGACGGTAGCTAATATGGGCGTTCAGGTGGTGCTCACCGGTAATTGTGGCCCCAATGCCTATCAAACCCTCTCCGCAGCCGGGATCCAGGTGATAACCGGTGTTAGCGGTACTGTGAGACAGGCCATCGAGGGCTACAAAGAGGGAAGGTTTCAGGCGTTATCCGCGCCCAGTGTAGACGCGCATTTCGGAATGGGTGGCGGAATGGGCGGTAGCGGACGTGGCATGGGAATGGGAGGCGGTGGTGGACGTGGCATGGGAATGGGCATGGGTATGGCTCCAGCAGAGCCAATCCCCCAGCCGCAGAGCCCCGAGCAGGAGATGGAGATACTCAAGGGCCAGACCGAGATGCTGAACCAGCAGCTGGAAGCGATCCAGCAACGCATCGCGGAGCTGGATAAAAAGGGTAGCTAA
- a CDS encoding NifB/NifX family molybdenum-iron cluster-binding protein — protein MKIAIASDDEMNVSQHFGRAPYYVVFSVDSGKITAKETRSKAGHQTFAAHVPAKLAEGERHGYDAGSQSRHESMAEAIRDCQVLLAGGMGWGAYEAIQGYSIETIATDVGNIDEAVELYVAGKLDNLMDRLH, from the coding sequence ATGAAGATTGCCATTGCATCAGACGATGAAATGAACGTTAGCCAGCACTTTGGTCGGGCACCTTACTATGTAGTTTTCTCCGTCGATTCTGGAAAGATCACCGCTAAAGAGACCCGGTCTAAGGCTGGCCATCAGACCTTTGCTGCCCATGTGCCAGCGAAGCTAGCGGAGGGTGAGCGACATGGCTACGATGCCGGATCTCAATCCAGGCATGAGAGCATGGCGGAGGCAATCCGCGATTGCCAGGTATTGCTCGCCGGGGGCATGGGCTGGGGAGCTTATGAGGCTATACAGGGCTATAGCATTGAGACCATTGCCACTGATGTAGGAAATATCGACGAAGCGGTGGAGCTGTATGTTGCCGGCAAGCTCGACAACCTGATGGACCGTTTACACTAA
- a CDS encoding zinc ribbon domain-containing protein: protein MPIYDYSCRECGRVSEMLVRTSEGEVRCPHCGGADMEQLVSASYRIKMNKAEPGTTCCGKEERCETPPCSSGEVCRRR from the coding sequence ATGCCGATTTATGACTATAGTTGTCGTGAATGTGGCAGGGTATCAGAGATGCTCGTGAGAACCTCTGAGGGTGAAGTAAGATGTCCCCATTGTGGCGGAGCCGATATGGAGCAGCTCGTTTCCGCCTCATACCGCATAAAAATGAATAAAGCGGAGCCGGGCACGACATGCTGCGGAAAAGAAGAGCGCTGTGAAACACCGCCGTGCTCCAGCGGTGAAGTTTGCAGGAGGAGGTGA
- a CDS encoding NifB/NifX family molybdenum-iron cluster-binding protein produces the protein MRYALPMSNGKVSSHFGHCEQFALIDVDEAARKIVNKELVIPPEHQPGVFPSWLAEEGVNIVIAGGMGPRAQNLFSENRIEVVVGAVGDDPEEIVLAHLYGTLATGDNVCDH, from the coding sequence ATGAGATATGCTCTACCCATGAGCAATGGCAAGGTATCCTCGCATTTTGGCCACTGTGAGCAATTCGCCTTGATCGATGTGGATGAAGCTGCTCGAAAGATCGTGAACAAAGAACTGGTTATTCCCCCAGAACACCAGCCAGGTGTGTTCCCTTCATGGCTGGCAGAAGAAGGAGTTAATATTGTCATAGCCGGTGGCATGGGCCCCAGGGCTCAGAACCTGTTCAGTGAGAACCGAATCGAGGTCGTTGTCGGGGCTGTGGGAGATGACCCGGAGGAGATTGTTCTAGCCCACCTTTACGGCACGTTGGCAACAGGCGATAACGTCTGCGATCATTAA
- a CDS encoding radical SAM protein, protein MINSIIYGPVASWRLGRSLGIDLLSTDGKTCSFDCIYCQLGKTLYPLAERREFVSLDRLVNQLEALGEIEADFVTFSGVGEPTLASNLAQAIEIAKSVLHLPVAVLTNSALIPKYDVRLDLTGADVVVAKVDAPEEEFFRRVNRPYGGHSIDEIIQGIKLFRENYQGKLAIQMMFIEANRHYAREMAEIAMGLSPDEVQLNTPLRPCAVKPLRQYAMAAVKEEFEGLNVVQVYEAPLREVTPLNSAETIRRRPES, encoded by the coding sequence TTGATAAACTCCATTATCTACGGCCCCGTAGCCTCATGGCGACTGGGAAGGTCACTGGGTATCGACCTATTATCAACGGATGGCAAGACCTGCTCCTTCGATTGCATATATTGCCAACTGGGCAAGACCCTTTACCCCCTGGCGGAGCGAAGAGAGTTTGTGTCCCTCGATCGACTCGTTAACCAACTTGAGGCGCTTGGGGAAATAGAGGCTGACTTCGTCACATTCTCCGGAGTGGGAGAGCCCACCCTGGCCAGCAACCTCGCTCAAGCCATAGAGATAGCTAAATCCGTCCTACATCTGCCGGTGGCAGTGCTGACAAACTCCGCACTCATTCCCAAGTATGACGTGCGCCTTGACCTCACCGGGGCGGACGTGGTGGTAGCTAAAGTAGATGCCCCTGAAGAGGAGTTCTTCCGCAGGGTGAACAGACCTTACGGAGGCCATTCCATCGACGAGATAATTCAGGGCATCAAATTATTCAGGGAGAATTACCAAGGGAAGCTCGCTATCCAGATGATGTTCATCGAGGCAAATAGGCACTACGCGAGAGAAATGGCGGAAATCGCGATGGGCCTCTCACCCGATGAGGTTCAACTCAACACACCGCTGCGCCCCTGTGCGGTGAAACCACTGAGGCAGTATGCGATGGCTGCTGTTAAAGAAGAATTTGAGGGACTAAATGTGGTTCAGGTTTATGAGGCACCGTTACGCGAAGTGACACCCCTGAATTCTGCTGAGACAATTCGAAGAAGGCCTGAATCTTAA
- a CDS encoding histidine kinase has product MTSERVKELEEQIADLKHRWPPHSVPPQMLERLDELEEALREAKKAEGQGQLR; this is encoded by the coding sequence ATGACCTCGGAGAGAGTCAAAGAGCTGGAAGAGCAAATAGCAGACCTTAAGCATCGCTGGCCTCCCCACTCGGTTCCGCCACAGATGCTTGAGCGGCTCGATGAACTGGAGGAAGCCCTTAGGGAAGCCAAGAAGGCTGAGGGCCAAGGACAGTTGCGTTAA
- a CDS encoding ATP-binding protein, translating to MIISVASGKGGTGKTLIATSLALSLESDLQFLDCDVEEPNAHIFLKPVIDCQESVKIPVPNVDETTCTFCGKCAEVCAFNAIAVLPKKVLVFPELCHGCGACYYLCPEGAINEIGRPVGIVETGHSGQIEFIHGKLSVGEAMAPPIIRKVKAHIDRQKTVIIDVPPGTSCPVVEAVRGSDFCLLVTEPTPFGLNDLALAVEVMRKLSIPCGIVINREGVGDRKLEDYCSEEGLPVLLHIPLDMEIARLYSRGVPLVKGMPQWQPAFQALFKNISEIVSKQCARSNV from the coding sequence TTGATAATCTCCGTCGCCAGTGGTAAAGGGGGTACCGGCAAGACCCTAATCGCCACCAGCCTCGCACTGTCCCTGGAGAGTGACCTGCAGTTCCTCGACTGCGATGTTGAGGAGCCTAACGCCCATATATTCCTTAAGCCTGTTATAGATTGCCAGGAGTCAGTAAAAATCCCCGTACCTAATGTTGATGAGACCACATGCACATTCTGTGGCAAATGCGCTGAGGTTTGCGCCTTTAACGCTATCGCTGTTTTACCCAAGAAGGTGCTGGTGTTTCCAGAACTGTGCCATGGGTGTGGTGCCTGCTACTACCTGTGCCCAGAAGGTGCTATCAATGAGATAGGAAGGCCTGTTGGCATAGTGGAAACGGGTCATTCGGGACAGATTGAGTTCATCCACGGTAAGCTAAGCGTTGGCGAGGCGATGGCGCCGCCTATTATCAGGAAAGTAAAGGCTCATATCGACCGGCAGAAGACCGTGATCATAGATGTCCCTCCGGGAACTTCGTGTCCAGTGGTAGAGGCAGTACGTGGGAGCGATTTCTGCCTGCTGGTAACCGAGCCCACGCCCTTTGGCCTTAATGACTTGGCCTTAGCGGTTGAGGTCATGAGGAAGCTAAGTATACCCTGTGGAATAGTAATTAATCGCGAAGGGGTGGGAGACCGTAAGCTGGAGGATTACTGTAGCGAGGAGGGATTGCCCGTTCTGCTCCATATCCCGCTGGATATGGAGATCGCACGCCTTTATTCTCGAGGCGTTCCACTCGTAAAAGGTATGCCACAGTGGCAGCCGGCTTTCCAAGCTCTTTTCAAGAATATCTCTGAAATAGTATCGAAGCAATGTGCCAGGAGTAATGTCTGA
- a CDS encoding Mrp/NBP35 family ATP-binding protein translates to MQQEEAVKEALNQVLIPGIGRSLTGLNMIRAIKVNSDRLKVTLASTGLNTNTQEHVRDKASSALKDLPKIKGIAIEFEEAKPQDLNQIDHVIAVMSGKGGVGKSLVTGLLAIGLNRQGYEVGVLDADITGPSIPKMFGITARPGGSDTGILPVLSKSGIEIMSINLLLPHEDDAVIWRGPLIGKAIQQFWEEVVWGKLDYLLVDLPPGTADVPLTVMQTLPLSGVVIVFTPQDLTAMVVRKAMHMAQTMDIPILGVVENMSYLVSPDTGKRIDIFGNTKGEEMALAAGAPLIEQLPLDPELARLCDEGNIEHYNSKGVNNLAQALLQSTPIKTV, encoded by the coding sequence ATGCAGCAAGAGGAAGCAGTCAAAGAGGCCTTAAACCAGGTACTAATTCCCGGGATAGGACGAAGCTTAACCGGATTGAATATGATCCGGGCAATTAAGGTTAACAGTGATAGGCTGAAGGTAACCTTGGCGTCAACCGGCCTCAATACTAACACTCAGGAACACGTTCGAGATAAGGCAAGTAGTGCTCTCAAAGACTTACCTAAGATCAAGGGAATCGCTATAGAATTCGAAGAGGCAAAACCGCAGGACCTGAACCAAATAGATCACGTTATCGCAGTAATGAGTGGCAAGGGCGGCGTAGGCAAGTCGCTGGTTACCGGCCTTCTGGCTATTGGCCTGAACCGCCAGGGCTATGAGGTAGGGGTGTTGGATGCCGATATCACCGGCCCCAGCATCCCTAAGATGTTTGGCATCACCGCCCGTCCCGGTGGCAGCGATACAGGCATCCTGCCGGTGCTATCCAAGTCAGGTATTGAGATCATGTCCATTAACCTCCTCCTACCCCATGAGGACGATGCCGTTATCTGGCGGGGGCCCCTTATCGGCAAAGCGATCCAGCAGTTCTGGGAAGAGGTAGTGTGGGGGAAACTAGACTATCTTCTAGTCGATCTCCCTCCCGGCACCGCCGATGTCCCCCTCACGGTGATGCAGACATTACCCCTCTCTGGGGTAGTCATCGTCTTTACCCCGCAGGACCTAACGGCAATGGTGGTCAGAAAGGCGATGCATATGGCGCAGACGATGGATATACCCATTTTGGGGGTGGTAGAGAACATGAGCTATCTTGTTTCCCCAGACACCGGGAAAAGGATCGATATCTTTGGCAATACCAAGGGGGAGGAGATGGCACTGGCAGCAGGGGCACCACTTATAGAGCAACTGCCCCTGGACCCTGAGCTGGCCAGGCTTTGTGACGAGGGGAATATCGAGCATTACAACTCTAAAGGTGTAAATAACCTTGCCCAGGCTTTGCTTCAATCTACACCAATCAAGACAGTATGA
- a CDS encoding 4Fe-4S binding protein: protein MKELVVLSGKGGTGKTTIVASFAALTKDKVLVDCDVDAADLHLLLQPDVKKSEEFWSGKTAVIDKNFCTGCGVCEQVCRFDAIENFKVDHIPCEGCGFCFHVCPENTIRMKDNLAGHWFISETKYGPLVHARLGIAQDNSGKLVALVRQQAKVLAQEQGFNYILSDGPPGIGCPVISSLSGTNLALLITEPTLSGMHDLERVLGVCGHFGVPAVVCINKYDINEENATGIEEFCRDMGVEVISKLPFDNVVTEALVKGLPVVEYSTNGIAREVELLWQNIFRVLEN from the coding sequence ATGAAGGAACTTGTTGTATTGAGCGGTAAAGGGGGAACGGGGAAGACTACTATAGTTGCCTCCTTTGCCGCTTTAACAAAAGACAAGGTTCTAGTAGATTGCGATGTGGATGCTGCTGATCTTCATCTACTACTTCAGCCAGATGTTAAAAAAAGTGAGGAGTTTTGGAGTGGGAAGACTGCGGTCATTGATAAAAATTTCTGCACTGGCTGTGGCGTCTGTGAGCAGGTGTGCCGGTTTGATGCCATAGAGAATTTCAAGGTTGATCACATCCCTTGCGAGGGATGTGGCTTCTGTTTTCACGTCTGCCCCGAGAATACTATTAGGATGAAGGATAACCTCGCCGGACACTGGTTTATCTCCGAAACCAAATACGGCCCACTGGTCCATGCCAGGCTGGGGATCGCCCAGGATAATTCGGGAAAGCTGGTGGCGCTTGTCAGGCAGCAGGCCAAGGTCCTTGCACAGGAACAGGGCTTTAATTATATTCTCAGTGACGGACCGCCCGGCATCGGCTGTCCTGTCATCTCCTCGCTATCAGGAACCAACCTCGCGCTCCTCATAACTGAGCCCACTCTCTCGGGGATGCATGACCTTGAGCGGGTTCTCGGTGTATGCGGCCATTTTGGTGTTCCTGCCGTGGTTTGTATAAATAAATATGATATCAATGAGGAAAACGCAACCGGTATTGAGGAATTCTGCAGAGATATGGGTGTGGAGGTAATCTCGAAACTTCCGTTTGATAATGTCGTTACCGAGGCATTAGTTAAGGGATTACCAGTGGTGGAATACTCTACCAATGGGATTGCCCGAGAAGTAGAGTTGCTGTGGCAGAACATTTTTAGAGTGCTGGAAAATTAG
- a CDS encoding zinc ribbon domain-containing protein: MPFYEYHCTQCDERFEVRQAMGEDGSKLNCPRCKAGNPQRLISTFSSPGASGSAGMGDSCSTFSGST; encoded by the coding sequence GTGCCATTCTACGAATACCACTGTACCCAATGTGACGAGAGGTTTGAGGTTCGCCAGGCCATGGGCGAGGATGGCTCCAAGCTGAACTGTCCCAGGTGTAAGGCGGGAAATCCTCAAAGGCTCATCTCGACCTTTTCCAGTCCTGGTGCCAGTGGCTCGGCTGGTATGGGTGATAGCTGCAGCACGTTCAGCGGCAGCACCTGA